In Cryptomeria japonica chromosome 5, Sugi_1.0, whole genome shotgun sequence, the genomic window CATGAGTTGCCAGTACTTTTTCAAAATGAACATATATACGGATTAAACATTCTAGCTGTTCAAAATTCCACTATCCTGCAGCAACTCAATAGTGTGTCCGGAGACTTGACATGGCTTCGCTTCAGTGGATCAAAGGACACTTCAAATCATTCTGCGCTCATTGCGTAGTTCACTTCAATGGCTTCTCTCGTCTCATTGCATAGTTTAAGGAATATTCTTTCGACTCTCTTACTGGAAAGTTTAAATGTGTTGGAACTTCATGGTGTTAGTCCTAAAGATTTATACAACTTGTTTGATGATCGTGAGGTATGTGCATCCTTCCTCAGCCAACGATTAAATTAGAGCAGAGCTTTTCAATTTTGTAACTGTAATATTGATAGCAATTAAACCACTGTTGTAATCGCAGCCTCCTTCGCAGCTGCGTTCATTAGAAGTCGCATTCAATAGAGATTTTGGAAGCGCAAGCACAAGCACAGCTGGACCTTCAACAGTCGTTTACAGTAAACATGGTTCAACTTCAGAGATTCCAGAGATTTCAGAGATTTTAGAGATTTCAGAGTCACAGGAGCTTCCAAAAAATATTGTACAGTGGTTTCAGGCGTGGTTAGAAAAGCTCAATTTCAAGAGTTTGTGTAAGATGGTTTTACAAAATATTCCAGGCCTGAAGATACTCCCAATTAAATTTGAGCAAGTAAGGAATCTAAGACATGTAGATCTATCTGGGTGCAGCGATTTGGAGGTTTTGCCAGATTCTTTTACGGAAGAATTATTTCAACTCCAATATTTAGCATTGCGAGATTGCAGGAAGCTTGTTCTCCAAGATTTGGGAAAAATCTCCACGCTTGAGTACCTCGACTTTCAGGGTTGCTCCATGCTAAGGGAAATGCCCAAAGGAACTGAGGTTCAGAAGTCTTTAAAGCATTTAAATGTGGTCCATACTGAGCTGAGGGAATTGCCTCACAATCTTGAACAGATGGAAGATCTGGAAGAACTAAATATACGGAGCTCGGGATTGACAGAGATGCCATCTTCTCTATATAATTTGAGCAGGTTAACAGATTTGACTCTGATAGGGTGCACTAATCTACTTCTTATTGGCAGCTCTATTGAAAAGTTAGTACATTTGGAAAGTTTCAGAATATATAATTGTGGAATGATAGCGTTACCTGTAACAATTGCATGGGCGAATATGAAAATTTTGGATGTTCAGAATTGTCTACTTGATTTAGAGCAGTTGCTGACAGGAGTGGATCCACGAAATATGCCTCTGGATAGTTCTGAGGCGCAGGGAAGTATTGGTCAGAGTGCTCATCCAAATCGCCCAGGACGTTTAACAGATTTAATCATAAAACATAGCTACATTTTAGAGATGGACATTCCTCAGGCCGAAAGTCTTTTTCCCAAACTTGAAACTGTTGATCTCTCCTACAATCGTTTTTTGACAAAGATTGGAAGGTTACCAAACAATCTGATAAGTCTGAAACTGACGAACTGTTCAAAGCTGACAAGACTGGCATGCCTCTCTAACCTAGCAAGAGTCAAAGTTCTCGACATAAGCGGATGTGGTGAACTAAGGAAACTTAATGTGGAAGGTCTGAAATCAATACAAGTTATTAAAGCCAATGGGTGTTGGAAACTGCGAAACTTTGAGGGTCTGGATCTATTGGAACAGTTATCCTGTTTTCAAATCTCCGTTAGGTCGAATATGCCTTGGTCGAGATGCGGTAGGTCTCATCAATGACAATTCATTGAGAGAGCATGGCGGAGTCAGTTATCATCTCTCCGTGGCTATCTGGTGAGTCATAAAAACAATTCATTATGTTTACCTGAAAGAATTCTAGAAATTTTTTCCCTAAGAGAATTCTAGAACATTTACATTTATATTACCTTGAAAAATTCTAAAACATTTTTTTCACCTGAAAGAATTCTAGAACGTTTTTTTCCCCTTTATTTCTTCTGTGTTTAATAAATCTGTTGATAAATTGTGTTTTTAGCAGGACGAAATATATATATGATAAAATTTCTCTAGAGAATGAAAACTTACCTATATAttaatatatgtttatttatatgggataaaaaatatatatatatatatatatataatttatctgtatataaaattattttcttaaacataacttttaaatattttgatttctcATAATGTTTCTAGTAACATAGTTGTTAAGACATAAAGGCTGCACCCAAGGGTTATTGCATTGGAGTTTTGAATTGTAGCCATAGAAATGGGCATAATAatttatagaaagaaaaagaaaagtccaATGATAAGCTTCCAAACTATGGTAGCTACAATTAGGACTGTCTTTTTCTTAATTATACCCACAACTTCAAAGACTACCTCTGTCATAATAGAAATAAATTGGTACAAGATCTCAAGGTTAGTGAAAAAATTACAAAACACAAAAATTGatagaaaatattatttatttgagttGATAAAATGATCACAAAGCTTTAAATCTAATGTTATGATATTTGTCAAATTTTACTCATGATTACATAATTTGATCAACTAATCTAAGACAAGAGAGACCGAATGAATTATATATCACCTCTTTATATAGAGGCTTTGCAATGCAATACTAATTCTAGAAACGTATCATGCTAATTTGGTGGAAATTTGGATCCTAGCCTATGTATGCAAACTAAGTTCTCAATTTTTCACAAATAAGATCATTGGGAAATAGTAAATAAGGTTCAATTTTAGTCTTAAAAGAATAGTTGAACACTTTGATTAATTGATCCTTTTTTGAGGGATGTGCAATTGGAATTGAGTATGCAAGATATGGGCCAAATGATAAGAAAGTGACATCTTTCaacaataatattaaaatttaaaactgtCAATCAACGCAGTAGCTTAGATCTGaaaaatgatgcaaaaaggaaCCTGTGGTAGAAAATTGAGCTTGGAAAAGTTGAAAATAGTTTTATGGTGCCTTGGTTTGAGATGTTTGTAACCAACAAAAATTCTAGATTCCTTATCATAAGGTCTTATAGATCCATCTCCCTTAAATTTAGCCAAAAAGTGTAGAGGGCACCCTAGTCTAGGTGTTTTCGCCTATTTTAAATATAAGAATGTATGTTGTTTTCTTTACACACCTGTAGTGCTCTCTAAGATCAGATTTGAACCTACATacataaaaatagtaaaaaatagttGTCCTGTATATGGCCTTGCcttaagtcaaaccccatgttggtgtcCTTACCTCCATGATAGCTAGCAATGATGATGTAAAATAATTTCTCTTCAAAAGGATAGAGGATAGAACAACATTGAAAATGCTTGAATTGACAAAATATACCTTAGATATGAAACCCTGGTTGCCACATACCAAATGTCTTGGTATTCCTCCTCATCATTAATTAGAATTATGGGGAATTTGGGTACATCAAGTTgcattttgaagaattatttaggCACAGGAATACATTTAAATTCGGAAATATTCATCAACACTTCTTCAATGTCCCCCAAGACTTGCCCTTTTAAGAGCCTTTCGCATAGAAGTTTTGCTTCTACTTTGCTAAAACCTAAATCCATAGAGATGACCAAAAATATGGAAGACATATATGTTATGACCCTATATTTGTGATCCGCAGATAAGACATTGTCCCCAAGAATGGGCCTCGCTGCATGAATACTAGCAAATGGTCATACTGAATGATAGCCTTTAGTCTCTTATCTCCAATCTCACCAAGAAAAACCATTTGTGTtttggaaaaggtaagaaaaatagGGGTATCCATATCTTTATTTTGCAACTGTCGTCCCTACAACTATACTCTCACCCCCTCTTTTATCTGAGTTATTGCCAAAAAATTCAACTCTTTCTAATTTAGTGTTAAGTTTTGGAAATTGTCACTAATCCAAATATGACATTTGAGTCATTTGAAGTCCATCACCCCCTAatgaatgggaaatgtaagatcataATTGATTTGATTTCCTGCATGGTATTTCACCGCCTACACACCCTTTAACATCATCTGGAAATAAATGTCCATCCTCTACTTGTCCTTTCCTTGCTACCAAATCCCGTATAAAATCCACAACATGAAACTCAATACCAAATCATAATTACCTAACACCCAaatttttcaaatctatcttctccTGCTGAGTTATCAAGAGGGCACTCCCATAGTCGAGATCTCATCATATGCTTCATTTTTTATCCACCAAAGATGTTGCTCGAGCTGCCAATATTGGTACAACCTTCTACATTAATTTTGCCAATTTTAAAGTTGTATGTTGCCTCCGAGTTTGTCAAAGGATGAGTCTAACAAGATGTGCGattaatgatctcaaattttgaattAAGCAATCATCCTCCACAATCAGCTCAAATCACCTGAATGCATGAGATCTCAAACCTGGGTAGTCATGTCCCATCTATCAAGCTCTGAATcatcaatttaatttaaatttcaaac contains:
- the LOC131876118 gene encoding disease resistance protein TAO1-like, with the protein product MASLVSLHSLRNILSTLLLESLNVLELHGVSPKDLYNLFDDREPPSQLRSLEVAFNRDFGSASTSTAGPSTVVYSKHGSTSEIPEISEILEISESQELPKNIVQWFQAWLEKLNFKSLCKMVLQNIPGLKILPIKFEQVRNLRHVDLSGCSDLEVLPDSFTEELFQLQYLALRDCRKLVLQDLGKISTLEYLDFQGCSMLREMPKGTEVQKSLKHLNVVHTELRELPHNLEQMEDLEELNIRSSGLTEMPSSLYNLSRLTDLTLIGCTNLLLIGSSIEKLVHLESFRIYNCGMIALPVTIAWANMKILDVQNCLLDLEQLLTGVDPRNMPLDSSEAQGSIGQSAHPNRPGRLTDLIIKHSYILEMDIPQAESLFPKLETVDLSYNRFLTKIGRLPNNLISLKLTNCSKLTRLACLSNLARVKVLDISGCGELRKLNVEGRICLGRDAVGLINDNSLREHGGVSYHLSVAICSDIQVWEPEEGGNLPMVEVGTIPPSPPAFPHSRTTPAGSYLHLLPGDHKK